A stretch of the Desulfobacter sp. genome encodes the following:
- a CDS encoding IS4 family transposase has product MTHISVPKKQLRSLNFDNFRCSLIKSLSKAPELQSRGDRPLKMTFEDQINALVYFHLQEHKSARHLIQDLKENVFAKENIAPDGGISRSSFCEAINHRGLEQLQFIFEDLYKQALECHPGEHAELGELVSIDGSLINAVLSMHWANYRKGSKKAKVHCGFDINHGIPNKIFLTEGNGAERTFVPKILSKGQTGVMDRGYQSHKEFDLLQEQGKHFVCRIKTRTTRTIIDNHETPSDSYIFYDALVKLGTPNQNQTKRPVRVVGYKIAGVKYYVATDRHDLTAEQIATIYKLRWTIEDFFKWWKEHLKVYHLIARSEYGLMVQILGGLITYLLLTIHCQKQFNEKVTIKRVRQLRTAILNDLFGCEEQGSHSSNRDNIVKDQKIIEQAKT; this is encoded by the coding sequence ATGACGCACATCTCAGTCCCTAAAAAACAACTACGGTCCCTGAACTTTGACAATTTCAGGTGCTCTCTGATAAAGTCACTTTCAAAAGCACCGGAATTACAATCTCGAGGAGACCGCCCTTTAAAAATGACATTCGAAGACCAGATAAATGCTTTGGTTTATTTCCATCTTCAGGAGCACAAGTCTGCCCGACATTTAATTCAGGATCTCAAGGAGAATGTTTTTGCTAAAGAAAATATTGCGCCAGACGGTGGTATCAGCCGTAGTAGTTTCTGTGAAGCCATCAATCACAGGGGACTCGAACAACTGCAATTTATCTTTGAGGATCTTTATAAACAGGCTCTTGAGTGTCATCCGGGTGAACACGCCGAGTTAGGAGAGTTGGTTTCCATTGACGGTAGTCTCATAAATGCAGTCCTTTCAATGCACTGGGCGAACTACAGAAAAGGAAGTAAAAAAGCCAAAGTACATTGCGGATTTGACATTAATCACGGAATCCCAAACAAAATCTTTTTGACTGAAGGCAACGGCGCTGAACGCACTTTTGTTCCCAAAATACTTTCCAAGGGGCAAACAGGTGTTATGGATCGTGGATATCAATCCCATAAAGAATTTGACCTGCTTCAGGAGCAAGGCAAACATTTTGTCTGCCGTATAAAAACCAGGACAACAAGAACAATTATTGATAACCACGAGACCCCTTCCGACAGCTACATTTTTTATGATGCACTGGTTAAACTTGGTACTCCGAATCAAAACCAGACGAAAAGGCCTGTTCGGGTTGTTGGCTATAAAATTGCTGGCGTCAAATACTATGTGGCAACTGACAGGCATGATTTAACAGCGGAACAAATAGCAACAATTTATAAACTCCGGTGGACCATTGAGGATTTTTTCAAATGGTGGAAAGAACATCTGAAGGTATATCATCTCATTGCCCGCAGTGAATACGGCCTTATGGTTCAGATTCTTGGCGGCCTTATCACTTACCTGTTACTGACAATCCATTGCCAAAAACAGTTTAATGAAAAGGTCACGATCAAAAGAGTTCGGCAGCTGCGAACCGCCATTCTAAATGACCTGTTTGGCTGCGAGGAGCAGGGCTCTCATAGTTCAAACAGGGACAATATTGTCAAAGATCAAAAAATTATTGAGCAAGCAAAAACCTAA